The Moraxella haemolytica genome window below encodes:
- the argC gene encoding N-acetyl-gamma-glutamyl-phosphate reductase encodes MSEQQKQIKVGIVGGTGYTGVELIRLLSCHPLIMIVMLTSRTEVGRQVSELFPNLRGICDIAFSDADDEKLTECDVVFFATPHGVAMKSAPLLTSRGVKIIDLAADFRLQDLTAFQRWYDMTHECEEILRQSAYGLPEINRHLIKDAQVVGNPGCYPTTAILGLAAIIAEQNRQSTPLIDEHIIIDAKSGISGAGRSAKLNLIFSETSDNFSAYGVSGHRHLPEIEQGVHGLLGSIFNHKIRFVPHLVPMIRGMFSTIHLTLTKAGQQVDWQAVFESRFKDEFFVDVLPKQVLPQTRHTRASNFLKIGIHQDGDILTIMVVQDNLVKGAAGQAVQNMNIMFGLDEKLGLEVVPVTP; translated from the coding sequence TGATCCGTCTGCTGTCTTGTCATCCGCTAATAATGATTGTCATGCTAACTTCTCGCACAGAGGTAGGTAGGCAGGTAAGCGAACTATTTCCGAATTTGCGTGGTATTTGTGATATCGCCTTTAGCGATGCTGATGATGAGAAGCTAACTGAATGTGATGTGGTGTTTTTTGCGACACCGCATGGGGTTGCGATGAAGTCGGCACCGTTATTAACAAGTCGTGGGGTAAAAATCATTGATTTGGCAGCGGATTTTCGTTTGCAAGATTTGACCGCTTTTCAGCGGTGGTATGACATGACGCACGAATGTGAAGAGATTTTGAGACAATCGGCTTATGGACTGCCTGAGATTAACCGCCATTTAATTAAAGACGCTCAAGTTGTCGGTAATCCTGGTTGTTATCCGACTACTGCCATCTTGGGTTTGGCTGCCATTATTGCAGAACAAAACCGTCAAAGTACGCCACTGATTGATGAGCATATCATCATTGATGCTAAATCTGGCATCTCTGGTGCAGGGCGTAGTGCTAAGCTGAACTTGATATTTAGTGAGACTTCGGATAATTTTAGTGCGTATGGCGTGTCAGGTCATCGTCATTTGCCAGAGATTGAACAAGGGGTTCATGGGTTGCTTGGTTCAATATTTAACCATAAAATTCGCTTTGTACCGCACTTAGTGCCGATGATTCGTGGTATGTTTAGCACTATTCATCTGACCTTAACCAAGGCAGGACAGCAAGTCGATTGGCAGGCGGTGTTTGAATCAAGATTTAAAGATGAGTTTTTTGTTGATGTATTGCCAAAACAGGTGCTTCCACAGACTCGCCATACTCGTGCATCTAATTTTTTAAAAATTGGCATTCATCAAGATGGAGATATCTTGACAATTATGGTGGTACAGGACAATCTGGTTAAGGGTGCAGCAGGGCAAGCAGTACAAAACATGAATATCATGTTTGGGCTAGATGAAAAACTGGGTTTGGAAGTTGTGCCTGTAACACCATAA
- a CDS encoding heavy-metal-associated domain-containing protein, with protein MSIETLTLKVFGMTCGGCKTSVNNALVELAGVQAVEVSLPLEQAVVTYDDELIDESQIIETIEEMGFSTT; from the coding sequence GTGAGTATTGAAACTTTGACCTTAAAGGTTTTTGGAATGACTTGTGGTGGCTGTAAAACTTCGGTCAATAATGCATTGGTTGAGCTTGCAGGTGTGCAGGCAGTCGAGGTAAGTTTGCCACTTGAACAGGCGGTTGTTACTTATGATGATGAGCTGATTGATGAGAGTCAAATCATAGAGACCATTGAAGAGATGGGATTTAGCACCACTTAG
- a CDS encoding heavy metal translocating P-type ATPase has protein sequence MSTPTQDPIKQRYAILGMTCQACANRLEKVLHKNPAVVSAQVNFATETLSITHHQADAQEVLSWIKKGGFEGKLIDNEHNRASKQADNASDFPWYLVLLWGLSLPFWVGMVGMMVGSHSLMIPVWMQFLLASVVQFGFGWRFYMGAWASLRGGLANMDTLVALGTTAIWAYSTYLWLSMGQQSHHQVYFEASVMVMAFVSLGKYLELRTKQQSLDSISMLMSLVPTTVPVRQGERWVTTKMALVNENDILLARMGDRIAADGEMILGEGLVDVAHLTGESQPIFKKVGDIVLAGSIVLDGGFEYRVSRLGEHTALGDTILALGEAQGTKASIARMTDRVTAVFVPVVVVIAILVFMINWLMLGVFDEALMRAVAVLVIACPCALGLATPAAIMAGMGTAARHGVRFKDAVSLEAAGAVDTVVFDKTGTLTVGVPSIAAVYLADGASYDEVLMLTASLEQYANHPLANTLVNTALQQNLSLKEIDNPTTIVGQGMMGEMAGVGVIKVGALGFVGFDGDFKELNRSQKANIIYPHATLMDDEPSLSTPNNHLFDSIWQIATQVALSVDGRVLAVFALLDKPKDHAKTVINHLQQDGINVIMMSGDHDGVVAHIAGELGIDNHYGKMSPRDKADEIIKLQQQGKQVAMVGDGVNDAPAMAAARASFSVHDAASIAKHTATAEIIGDSVTHAHHAVVIAKATLAIIKQNLFFAFIYNAIGIVLAGVGLLNPIIAAAAMALSSISVLTNALRLKRLKLNKT, from the coding sequence ATGAGTACACCCACCCAAGATCCCATTAAGCAAAGATACGCCATCTTAGGCATGACTTGCCAAGCCTGTGCCAACCGCCTAGAGAAGGTATTGCATAAAAATCCTGCTGTGGTGTCAGCACAGGTGAATTTTGCCACTGAGACACTCAGTATCACCCATCATCAGGCAGATGCTCAAGAAGTGTTGTCATGGATTAAGAAAGGGGGGTTTGAGGGTAAGCTGATTGATAATGAGCATAACCGAGCAAGTAAACAGGCTGACAATGCGTCAGATTTTCCTTGGTACTTGGTGTTATTGTGGGGGCTGTCTTTGCCTTTTTGGGTGGGTATGGTCGGCATGATGGTGGGCAGTCATTCGCTGATGATACCTGTATGGATGCAGTTTTTGTTGGCAAGTGTGGTGCAGTTTGGCTTTGGTTGGCGGTTTTATATGGGGGCGTGGGCGTCACTTCGTGGTGGTCTTGCCAATATGGATACGCTAGTAGCCTTAGGCACGACAGCGATTTGGGCGTATTCAACCTATCTATGGCTAAGTATGGGGCAACAGTCTCATCATCAAGTTTATTTTGAGGCATCGGTGATGGTGATGGCGTTTGTCAGTCTGGGTAAATACCTAGAGCTACGCACCAAGCAACAAAGCCTAGATAGCATCTCTATGCTGATGAGCTTGGTGCCAACTACCGTCCCTGTGCGACAAGGTGAGCGATGGGTTACGACCAAGATGGCACTTGTCAATGAGAATGATATTCTGCTAGCTCGTATGGGTGATCGTATCGCTGCTGATGGCGAGATGATACTGGGAGAGGGCTTGGTGGATGTGGCACACTTGACAGGGGAGAGTCAGCCCATCTTTAAAAAAGTGGGTGATATAGTGCTAGCAGGAAGTATTGTGCTAGATGGTGGTTTTGAATACCGAGTGTCAAGGTTGGGTGAACATACCGCTTTGGGTGATACCATCTTGGCACTTGGTGAGGCTCAAGGAACAAAAGCCAGTATTGCTAGAATGACCGATCGTGTAACAGCGGTGTTTGTGCCTGTCGTGGTGGTGATTGCCATATTGGTCTTTATGATCAATTGGTTGATGTTGGGTGTGTTTGATGAAGCATTGATGCGAGCGGTGGCGGTGTTGGTGATTGCTTGTCCTTGTGCTTTGGGGCTTGCCACGCCTGCTGCCATCATGGCAGGCATGGGAACAGCAGCACGGCATGGGGTGCGTTTTAAGGACGCAGTAAGTTTGGAGGCGGCAGGAGCAGTTGATACAGTTGTCTTTGATAAGACAGGTACGCTGACGGTGGGCGTGCCTAGCATTGCAGCGGTTTATTTGGCTGATGGTGCAAGTTACGATGAGGTATTGATGTTAACAGCAAGCCTTGAGCAATACGCCAATCATCCGCTAGCAAATACACTAGTGAACACTGCTTTACAGCAAAACTTAAGTCTAAAAGAGATTGATAATCCTACCACCATTGTCGGACAGGGCATGATGGGAGAAATGGCGGGCGTGGGTGTGATTAAAGTTGGAGCGCTGGGTTTTGTGGGCTTTGATGGTGATTTTAAAGAGCTAAATCGGTCGCAAAAAGCGAACATCATCTATCCACACGCTACCTTAATGGATGATGAGCCATCCTTATCCACTCCTAACAATCATCTCTTTGATAGCATTTGGCAAATCGCCACGCAGGTTGCTTTATCGGTTGATGGGCGTGTTTTGGCTGTATTTGCTTTGCTTGATAAACCAAAAGATCATGCCAAAACTGTCATCAATCATCTACAACAAGATGGCATCAATGTCATCATGATGAGTGGCGATCACGATGGTGTGGTGGCACATATCGCAGGTGAGCTTGGTATTGATAACCACTATGGCAAAATGTCACCACGAGACAAGGCAGATGAAATCATCAAATTGCAACAACAAGGCAAACAGGTGGCGATGGTGGGTGATGGTGTGAATGATGCACCAGCGATGGCAGCTGCTCGAGCGAGCTTCTCGGTGCATGATGCGGCAAGTATCGCCAAGCACACGGCTACCGCTGAGATTATTGGTGACTCAGTAACGCACGCCCATCATGCGGTTGTCATCGCAAAAGCTACGCTTGCCATTATTAAGCAAAACTTATTTTTTGCTTTTATTTATAATGCCATTGGTATCGTATTGGCAGGTGTGGGATTGCTTAACCCAATTATTGCAGCGGCGGCAATGGCGTTGAGCTCTATCTCGGTGCTTACCAATGCTTTGCGTCTAAAGCGATTGAAATTAAATAAGACTTAG
- a CDS encoding ATP-dependent Clp protease adaptor ClpS encodes MSIFSHQNHQMKPSGMTFDMDSDVALDEITDVATERLEPLLYSVVLHNDDYTTMDFVVHVLVDVFGHTLDKAVELMYCVHEKGRAVVAVLPYDIAEMRVAQVTELAEALEYPLLATLEKN; translated from the coding sequence ATGAGTATATTCTCCCATCAAAATCATCAAATGAAGCCATCGGGTATGACCTTTGATATGGACTCTGATGTCGCCTTAGATGAGATAACGGATGTGGCGACCGAACGCCTAGAGCCGCTGCTGTATTCGGTCGTTTTGCATAATGATGATTATACGACAATGGATTTTGTGGTTCATGTCTTGGTTGATGTCTTTGGGCATACGCTGGATAAAGCGGTGGAACTGATGTATTGTGTTCATGAGAAAGGTCGTGCGGTGGTGGCAGTTTTGCCATACGATATCGCTGAAATGCGAGTCGCTCAAGTAACCGAATTGGCTGAAGCGTTGGAGTATCCGCTTTTAGCTACACTTGAAAAAAATTAA
- the clpA gene encoding ATP-dependent Clp protease ATP-binding subunit ClpA has translation MFSTDFQLVRQEIERYTKNHRHEFITVEHLLLGLLSSPNIQEMFGDFGVDIDKLGDALKIYLADYIPKTADDRLTAKPTKSCERVLQRAIWHQQSSGTERLIDCVDILVAIFGEKDTQALHLLTTHDISKLRVLRYISHRGQSEELESANSADNKPRQTTTKIKNPIQAFTINLNEKAKAAKIDPLIGREAEIERTAQVLCRRRKNNPLLVGEAGVGKTAIAEGLAWLIVHDKAPKPLKNTIIYALDIGSLVAGTKFRGDFEDRLKAILHALNSEQDAVLFIDEIHTMIGTGLTMSSMMDMSNLIKPALSNGELRCIGSTTFNEYRQIFEKDQALSRRFQRIDIAEPSQADALGILKGLKDKYESHHHVYYTDEALEAAVSLSARYIQDRFLPDKAIDVMDEVGARTRFTAKDDGINADSPTVIDVAMVEEVVSKIARIPPKSVSKDDKESLKHLACNLKHVIFGQDEAIDGLVDAIKLSRAGLKPVDKPIGAFMFSGPTGVGKTEVCKQLALALGVELVRFDMSEYMESHTASRLIGSPPGYVGFEQGGLLTEKIHKHPYSVLLLDEIEKAHPDVFNLLLQVMDHGTLTDNNGRVVSFKQVVLVMTTNVGATSISRASMGFTHQDHTSDNGEALKRAFTPEFRNRLDAIVNFAPLDEKVIISVVDKFIAELQTQLNDKQVLLEVDDAVRQYLAKNGYDRLMGARPMARLIQNEIKKVLAEMILFGDLSQGGTVQISLETIHADNVGETNKTDDAPLEKLRFDVVQSTHQELSV, from the coding sequence ATGTTTAGTACGGATTTTCAATTGGTGCGTCAAGAGATTGAGCGTTATACCAAAAATCATCGCCATGAGTTTATTACGGTAGAGCATTTGTTGCTTGGTTTGTTAAGCAGTCCTAATATTCAGGAGATGTTTGGTGATTTTGGTGTGGATATTGATAAGCTTGGCGATGCTCTAAAGATTTATTTGGCGGACTATATTCCAAAAACAGCTGATGATAGGCTGACTGCCAAACCCACCAAGAGCTGTGAGCGAGTCTTGCAAAGAGCCATCTGGCATCAGCAATCTAGTGGTACAGAGCGTTTGATTGATTGTGTGGATATTTTGGTGGCGATTTTTGGTGAAAAAGATACGCAAGCACTACATTTACTAACGACACATGATATTAGTAAACTGCGAGTGCTTCGTTATATCTCACATCGTGGTCAGTCAGAAGAATTAGAGTCTGCTAATTCTGCTGACAATAAGCCAAGACAGACAACCACCAAGATTAAAAATCCTATCCAAGCATTTACCATCAATCTGAACGAAAAAGCCAAAGCGGCAAAGATTGACCCGCTGATTGGTCGTGAGGCAGAGATTGAGCGTACAGCCCAAGTGCTGTGTCGTCGCCGCAAAAATAATCCTTTGCTTGTGGGGGAGGCAGGTGTGGGTAAAACTGCCATTGCAGAGGGTTTGGCATGGCTTATCGTCCATGATAAAGCACCAAAACCACTAAAAAACACCATCATCTATGCCTTGGATATTGGGTCTTTGGTGGCGGGAACGAAATTTCGTGGCGACTTTGAAGACCGCCTAAAAGCCATCTTGCACGCCCTAAATAGCGAGCAAGATGCAGTGCTGTTTATTGATGAGATTCACACCATGATTGGGACAGGCTTAACCATGAGTAGCATGATGGATATGTCCAACCTTATCAAGCCTGCTTTGTCAAATGGTGAGCTTCGTTGTATTGGTTCGACAACCTTTAATGAATACCGTCAAATCTTTGAAAAAGACCAAGCATTATCTCGTAGATTTCAGCGTATTGATATAGCAGAACCCAGTCAAGCTGATGCACTGGGTATTTTAAAGGGTTTAAAGGATAAATATGAGTCACATCATCATGTTTATTATACCGATGAGGCACTCGAGGCGGCGGTGTCTTTATCAGCACGCTACATTCAAGATAGGTTTTTGCCTGACAAGGCGATTGATGTGATGGATGAGGTGGGTGCACGCACTCGGTTTACTGCCAAAGATGATGGAATAAATGCGGATAGCCCCACGGTTATTGATGTGGCGATGGTTGAAGAGGTGGTTTCAAAAATTGCTCGCATACCACCAAAATCTGTCTCAAAAGACGATAAAGAAAGTTTAAAACATTTAGCTTGTAATCTCAAACATGTTATTTTTGGGCAAGATGAAGCAATTGATGGCTTGGTTGATGCCATCAAATTATCACGGGCTGGACTAAAACCAGTTGATAAGCCTATTGGTGCCTTCATGTTTTCAGGTCCAACAGGCGTGGGTAAGACAGAAGTCTGTAAGCAGCTTGCCTTAGCCTTGGGAGTGGAGCTTGTACGCTTTGATATGAGTGAATACATGGAATCTCATACGGCTTCACGCTTGATTGGTTCGCCGCCAGGTTATGTGGGATTTGAGCAAGGTGGGCTATTGACCGAAAAAATCCATAAACACCCATATTCCGTACTACTACTTGATGAGATTGAAAAGGCACATCCTGATGTGTTTAATCTGCTGTTGCAAGTCATGGACCATGGCACATTGACGGACAATAATGGTCGTGTTGTATCATTTAAGCAGGTGGTTTTGGTCATGACGACCAATGTTGGTGCTACAAGCATTAGCCGAGCGTCTATGGGTTTTACACATCAAGACCACACCAGTGATAATGGCGAAGCGTTAAAGCGTGCCTTTACGCCTGAGTTTCGTAATCGCTTGGACGCTATTGTCAATTTTGCACCGCTTGATGAGAAAGTTATCATCTCTGTGGTGGATAAATTCATCGCCGAGTTACAAACCCAGCTTAATGATAAGCAAGTTTTACTAGAAGTAGATGATGCAGTACGCCAGTATCTTGCCAAAAATGGATATGATAGGCTTATGGGTGCACGCCCGATGGCAAGACTTATCCAAAATGAAATCAAAAAAGTGCTGGCAGAGATGATTTTATTTGGTGATTTAAGTCAGGGTGGCACAGTGCAGATTTCACTTGAAACAATTCATGCAGACAATGTCGGTGAGACAAATAAAACCGATGACGCACCGCTAGAAAAATTACGCTTTGATGTGGTACAATCCACCCATCAAGAGTTGTCTGTTTAG
- the folD gene encoding bifunctional methylenetetrahydrofolate dehydrogenase/methenyltetrahydrofolate cyclohydrolase FolD has translation MVQILDGKALASSVEHELSVRVATLKDKTGRTPILATILVGDDPASATYVRMKGNACKRIGMDSIRVEMPKNTTTEELLAKIDELNANPDVHGILLQHPVPSQIDERACFDRISLDKDVDGVTCLGYGRMAMGESAYGSCTPQGIMHLLTHHNIELSGKHAVVIGRSAILGKPMAAMLLNANCTVTICHSRTQNLAEHVRNADIVVGAVGVPELIKKDWIKQGVIVVDAGFHPTPDGGCGDIELDGIQAVAAAYTPVPGGVGPMTINTLIRQTVEAAEKEAGIC, from the coding sequence ATGGTACAGATTTTAGATGGCAAGGCGTTGGCAAGCTCGGTTGAGCATGAACTATCGGTACGAGTGGCGACATTAAAAGACAAGACGGGTCGTACACCAATTTTGGCGACCATTTTGGTTGGCGATGACCCAGCATCAGCGACTTATGTGCGTATGAAAGGCAACGCCTGCAAGCGTATCGGCATGGATAGCATTCGTGTGGAAATGCCTAAGAATACCACCACTGAAGAGTTGCTTGCCAAGATTGACGAGCTAAATGCCAACCCTGATGTTCATGGCATTTTGTTGCAACACCCTGTGCCATCACAGATTGATGAGCGTGCGTGTTTTGACCGTATTAGTCTGGATAAAGATGTTGATGGCGTTACTTGTTTGGGCTATGGACGCATGGCGATGGGTGAGTCAGCTTATGGTTCTTGTACGCCACAAGGCATCATGCACCTGCTTACTCATCATAATATTGAGCTGTCAGGCAAGCATGCGGTGGTGATTGGTCGCAGTGCTATTTTGGGTAAGCCAATGGCAGCGATGCTATTAAATGCTAACTGCACGGTTACCATATGTCATTCACGCACCCAAAATCTTGCCGAGCATGTTCGTAATGCTGATATTGTTGTTGGTGCGGTGGGTGTGCCAGAGCTGATTAAAAAAGACTGGATTAAGCAGGGGGTAATCGTTGTGGACGCAGGATTCCATCCAACGCCAGATGGCGGTTGTGGCGACATTGAGCTTGATGGCATTCAAGCGGTGGCAGCAGCCTACACACCTGTTCCAGGTGGTGTTGGTCCAATGACAATCAACACTTTAATTCGTCAGACGGTAGAAGCTGCCGAGAAGGAAGCAGGTATTTGCTGA
- a CDS encoding M15 family metallopeptidase — MFIKKTTQLTRLSLIMLTTLMATQAQALDITDDKTIQAILAQLNTQDSLAYTHSQENTIDTPPKPICSPDALKVNIEHFAYDEVIAEYLVWSGYGDQEHENKLIHKDVKEPLQTLVKAAAKDKVALYPSSIFRSVRAQDAIIKRKLRQKQPIETIYHTSSPAGYSEHHTGYAVDFAPIDEKFTKTKGYQWLLDHAHKYGWEQTFTKEYSEKSGVSEESWHWRYIGDEHGQSLFAPRYCQPYEHLAEPTFDDNTEQESQSNDGSG, encoded by the coding sequence ATGTTCATTAAAAAAACCACACAGCTAACACGCCTATCTTTAATCATGCTAACAACACTAATGGCCACGCAGGCACAGGCGTTAGATATTACAGATGATAAAACCATTCAAGCAATCTTAGCACAATTAAACACCCAAGATAGCCTAGCATATACCCATTCTCAAGAAAACACGATTGACACACCACCTAAGCCCATCTGCTCACCAGATGCCCTAAAAGTCAATATTGAGCATTTTGCTTATGATGAAGTGATTGCTGAATATCTGGTATGGAGTGGTTATGGCGACCAAGAGCATGAGAACAAACTCATTCATAAAGATGTCAAAGAACCACTACAAACATTGGTTAAGGCTGCCGCTAAAGATAAAGTAGCCCTATACCCAAGCTCTATTTTTCGCTCAGTGCGTGCCCAAGATGCCATCATCAAGCGTAAGCTTCGTCAAAAACAGCCCATTGAGACCATCTATCACACTTCCTCACCTGCAGGATATTCCGAACATCACACAGGATATGCGGTAGATTTTGCTCCGATTGATGAGAAATTCACCAAGACCAAAGGCTATCAATGGCTACTTGATCATGCCCATAAATACGGTTGGGAACAGACATTCACCAAAGAGTATTCCGAAAAAAGCGGTGTATCAGAAGAATCATGGCACTGGCGATATATTGGTGATGAGCACGGACAAAGCCTATTTGCACCACGATATTGTCAGCCCTATGAACATCTAGCAGAACCCACCTTTGACGACAACACAGAACAAGAATCACAAAGCAATGATGGTAGCGGATAA
- the truD gene encoding tRNA pseudouridine(13) synthase TruD: MSIHSPSITATLKQTPADFIVTEQLTLDFDSVGEHLWVYVEKINLNTTFVARLLSNWANIPSRDVGYSGLKDRHAKTYQWFSLRLPTKTLPDGNFDDFIKDKLHANEAVHIIKSAWHGRKLNRGTHKNNHFCITLKNIKGDQFAINARLEHLLQHGVPNYFGEQRFGNGGENITKAIAFFEQLLNSDKPYKPHKKDLERHSLLISSARSHLFNEILATRVADDSWDKPLTGEVFNLDGTGSIFTADIDDTIIKRLQIHDIHPTIALYGVGDNKASQDALATENHIFHDDKYRTLVQGLEKVGIKMARRATRLLVHELVWQWQDDTTLVVEFTLPKGTFATVVLSAFIDVLSEPNRPSILSEQS, translated from the coding sequence ATGTCCATACATTCGCCGTCCATTACCGCCACACTAAAACAAACGCCCGCTGATTTTATCGTTACCGAACAGCTAACCTTAGATTTTGATAGTGTGGGTGAGCATTTATGGGTATATGTCGAGAAAATCAATCTCAACACCACTTTTGTTGCACGCCTGCTATCAAACTGGGCAAACATCCCTAGTCGTGATGTGGGGTATTCAGGATTAAAAGACCGTCATGCCAAAACCTACCAATGGTTTAGTCTGCGTTTACCCACCAAAACCCTACCTGATGGCAATTTTGATGATTTTATTAAAGACAAGCTCCACGCCAATGAAGCAGTACACATCATAAAATCAGCTTGGCATGGTCGCAAGCTCAATCGTGGCACACACAAGAACAATCACTTTTGCATCACTTTAAAAAACATTAAAGGCGATCAATTCGCCATCAATGCACGACTAGAACATCTCTTGCAACATGGCGTACCAAACTATTTTGGCGAACAACGGTTTGGTAATGGTGGTGAAAACATCACCAAAGCGATTGCTTTTTTTGAACAGTTACTAAACAGCGATAAACCCTACAAACCTCATAAAAAAGACCTAGAACGCCATAGCCTGCTTATTTCATCGGCTCGTAGCCATCTATTTAATGAGATTTTGGCTACTCGTGTAGCAGATGACAGTTGGGACAAACCCTTAACGGGAGAAGTGTTCAATCTTGATGGCACAGGTTCAATTTTTACTGCAGACATTGATGACACAATCATTAAACGGCTACAAATACATGACATACACCCCACCATCGCCTTATATGGCGTAGGCGATAATAAAGCCAGTCAAGATGCACTTGCCACTGAAAATCATATTTTTCATGATGACAAATACCGCACACTTGTTCAAGGCTTAGAAAAAGTAGGCATCAAGATGGCTCGCCGTGCCACTCGCCTTTTGGTGCATGAGTTAGTATGGCAATGGCAAGATGATACGACTTTGGTGGTTGAATTCACCCTGCCTAAAGGTACATTTGCCACAGTGGTGCTATCAGCCTTTATTGATGTGCTAAGCGAACCAAATCGCCCAAGCATTCTTAGCGAGCAATCTTAA